In Pomacea canaliculata isolate SZHN2017 linkage group LG12, ASM307304v1, whole genome shotgun sequence, a single genomic region encodes these proteins:
- the LOC112553160 gene encoding uncharacterized protein LOC112553160 isoform X1: MAATTPSRTRVAEEMVVGVMAACGGWCEMSIKVCSTCKIRLSFLALSFPACNSTATGIPDTKASSRITTSSRQICIPGCDHIHLHEVDYPYDQASHANYFGDGEGQIFTSISSHVRLRHCTSGSPFADGKRFNIEFLSLDKSEIRQGMVAQEGNSFGTVQTPNFPQGYALNGETFTYVIQNLDPYGHVRFMATDWDIAPESEVKVYDGFGEKAPSLVLERFRRPVFVSQSNTLVFVFSTGFTLRDCCYHTGFKASYEFVSERAWPQRPITDCSAFYPMRGGGMIDFTGATTSPSLYDCVWVIKRQSSDNRADGVVLRLTEVLLGDGWLQFEKQNSLEIYDGTTSEAPVMYRYTAKNLTHALPSYFASSGLYIRLKGGFYSTDKLSFIFTAVKNVSLEGTTACPGLFYYPCRNLLCIDQDLMCDGIDHCGDESDESPALDCSMSALWRLSFKWSMPYVEPTTLRTTTCAGFVCRVDGRCLATMMRCDGAGDCIDGEDEQGCTTTDAFSSGRRLLANAWAVLFMIAISTSHPVLVR, encoded by the exons ATGGCGGCAACAACACCTTCACGGACGAGGGTGGCGGAGgagatggtggtgggggtgaTGGCAGCGTGTGGGGGGTGGTGTGAAATGAGTATCAAAGTTTGCTCCACCTGCAAAATACGCTTGTCCTTCTTGGCACTCAGCTTTCCAGCATGCAACAGCACGGCAACCGGAATCCCCGACACAAAAGCCTCCAGTAGAATTACGACATCATCAAGACAGATATGCATTCCAGG GTGTGACCATATTCACCTGCACGAGGTGGACTACCCGTACGACCAGGCGTCTCACGCCAACTACTTCGGCGATGGCGAGGGCCAGATATTCACGTCGATCTCATCGCACGTCAGATTACGTCACTGCACTTCCGGTTCGCCTTTTGCGGACGGGAAACGCTTCAATATTGAGTTCCTCAGCTTAG ACAAAAGTGAAATTCGTCAAGGAATGGTGGCTCAGGAAGGCAACAGCTTCGGAACCGTACAGACACCTAACTTCCCGCAAGGCTACGCTTTGAACGGCGAGACTTTCACTTACGTCATACAAAACCTTGACCCGTACGGTCACGTGAGGTTCATGGCCACCGACTGGGACATCGCACCGGAAAGTGAGGTGAAG GTTTATGACGGCTTCGGAGAAAAGGCGCCCTCCCTAGTTTTAGAAAGGTTCCGACGGCCCGTGTTTGTGTCGCAGTCCAACACGCTTGTGTTCGTCTTCAGCACGGGGTTCACCCTACGGGACTGCTGCTACCACACCGGATTCAAGGCCTCGTACGAATTTGTTTCAG AGCGCGCCTGGCCGCAAAGGCCGATAACCGACTGCAGCGCCTTCTATCCCATGCGCGGAGGAGGCATGATCGACTTCACAGGGGCGACCACCTCGCCGAGCCTGTACGACTGCGTGTGGGTCATCAAGCGACAGAGCAGCGACAACAGGGCCGACGGCGTGGTGTTGCGACTCACGGAGGTTCTGCTGGGTGATG GCTGGTTACAGTTCGAGAAACAGAACTCTCTAGAAATCTACGATGGCACCACATCAGAGGCACCGGTGATGTATCGTTACACCGCCAAGAACCTGACCCATGCCCTGCCCTCCTACTTCGCCAGCAGCGGCCTCTACATTCGCCTCAAGGGTGGCTTCTACAGCACCGACAAACTGTCCTTCATATTTACAGCCGTCAAAAATGTATCATTAG AAGGTACAACAGCGTGCCCTGGCCTTTTCTACTACCCGTGTCGCAACCTGCTGTGCATCGACCAAGACCTGATGTGCGACGGCATTGATCACTGTGGCGATGAGTCTGACGAGAGTCCCGCTCTGGACTGTTCCATGTCAG CTCTGTGGCGGCTGAGTTTCAAGTGGAGCATGCCATATGTTG aaCCCACCACACTGAGAACAACGACATGTGCGGGGTTTGTGTGTCGTGTTGACGGACGTTGCCTGGCAACCATGATGCGCTGTGACGGAGCAGGGGACTGTATCGATGGAGAAGATGAGCAGGGGTGCA CAACAACAGACGCGTTCTCCTCTGGCCGCCGGCTGTTGGCGAATGCCTGGGCTGTTCTGTTCATGATAGCGATATCCACGTCACATCCGGTGCTTGTGAGATAG
- the LOC112553160 gene encoding uncharacterized protein LOC112553160 isoform X2, translating to MAATTPSRTRVAEEMVVGVMAACGGWCEMSIKVCSTCKIRLSFLALSFPACNSTATGIPDTKASSRITTSSRQICIPGCDHIHLHEVDYPYDQASHANYFGDGEGQIFTSISSHVRLRHCTSGSPFADGKRFNIEFLSLDKSEIRQGMVAQEGNSFGTVQTPNFPQGYALNGETFTYVIQNLDPYGHVRFMATDWDIAPESEVYDGFGEKAPSLVLERFRRPVFVSQSNTLVFVFSTGFTLRDCCYHTGFKASYEFVSERAWPQRPITDCSAFYPMRGGGMIDFTGATTSPSLYDCVWVIKRQSSDNRADGVVLRLTEVLLGDGWLQFEKQNSLEIYDGTTSEAPVMYRYTAKNLTHALPSYFASSGLYIRLKGGFYSTDKLSFIFTAVKNVSLEGTTACPGLFYYPCRNLLCIDQDLMCDGIDHCGDESDESPALDCSMSALWRLSFKWSMPYVEPTTLRTTTCAGFVCRVDGRCLATMMRCDGAGDCIDGEDEQGCTTTDAFSSGRRLLANAWAVLFMIAISTSHPVLVR from the exons ATGGCGGCAACAACACCTTCACGGACGAGGGTGGCGGAGgagatggtggtgggggtgaTGGCAGCGTGTGGGGGGTGGTGTGAAATGAGTATCAAAGTTTGCTCCACCTGCAAAATACGCTTGTCCTTCTTGGCACTCAGCTTTCCAGCATGCAACAGCACGGCAACCGGAATCCCCGACACAAAAGCCTCCAGTAGAATTACGACATCATCAAGACAGATATGCATTCCAGG GTGTGACCATATTCACCTGCACGAGGTGGACTACCCGTACGACCAGGCGTCTCACGCCAACTACTTCGGCGATGGCGAGGGCCAGATATTCACGTCGATCTCATCGCACGTCAGATTACGTCACTGCACTTCCGGTTCGCCTTTTGCGGACGGGAAACGCTTCAATATTGAGTTCCTCAGCTTAG ACAAAAGTGAAATTCGTCAAGGAATGGTGGCTCAGGAAGGCAACAGCTTCGGAACCGTACAGACACCTAACTTCCCGCAAGGCTACGCTTTGAACGGCGAGACTTTCACTTACGTCATACAAAACCTTGACCCGTACGGTCACGTGAGGTTCATGGCCACCGACTGGGACATCGCACCGGAAAGTGAG GTTTATGACGGCTTCGGAGAAAAGGCGCCCTCCCTAGTTTTAGAAAGGTTCCGACGGCCCGTGTTTGTGTCGCAGTCCAACACGCTTGTGTTCGTCTTCAGCACGGGGTTCACCCTACGGGACTGCTGCTACCACACCGGATTCAAGGCCTCGTACGAATTTGTTTCAG AGCGCGCCTGGCCGCAAAGGCCGATAACCGACTGCAGCGCCTTCTATCCCATGCGCGGAGGAGGCATGATCGACTTCACAGGGGCGACCACCTCGCCGAGCCTGTACGACTGCGTGTGGGTCATCAAGCGACAGAGCAGCGACAACAGGGCCGACGGCGTGGTGTTGCGACTCACGGAGGTTCTGCTGGGTGATG GCTGGTTACAGTTCGAGAAACAGAACTCTCTAGAAATCTACGATGGCACCACATCAGAGGCACCGGTGATGTATCGTTACACCGCCAAGAACCTGACCCATGCCCTGCCCTCCTACTTCGCCAGCAGCGGCCTCTACATTCGCCTCAAGGGTGGCTTCTACAGCACCGACAAACTGTCCTTCATATTTACAGCCGTCAAAAATGTATCATTAG AAGGTACAACAGCGTGCCCTGGCCTTTTCTACTACCCGTGTCGCAACCTGCTGTGCATCGACCAAGACCTGATGTGCGACGGCATTGATCACTGTGGCGATGAGTCTGACGAGAGTCCCGCTCTGGACTGTTCCATGTCAG CTCTGTGGCGGCTGAGTTTCAAGTGGAGCATGCCATATGTTG aaCCCACCACACTGAGAACAACGACATGTGCGGGGTTTGTGTGTCGTGTTGACGGACGTTGCCTGGCAACCATGATGCGCTGTGACGGAGCAGGGGACTGTATCGATGGAGAAGATGAGCAGGGGTGCA CAACAACAGACGCGTTCTCCTCTGGCCGCCGGCTGTTGGCGAATGCCTGGGCTGTTCTGTTCATGATAGCGATATCCACGTCACATCCGGTGCTTGTGAGATAG